One Bos taurus isolate L1 Dominette 01449 registration number 42190680 breed Hereford chromosome 3, ARS-UCD2.0, whole genome shotgun sequence DNA window includes the following coding sequences:
- the RCSD1 gene encoding capZ-interacting protein isoform X5 has protein sequence MEERPAQTNAIVDDSAPPSVAQLAGRFREQAAAAKEKSLPSANHPPKVKVKSSPLIEKLQANLVFDPAALLPGASPKSPGFKAMVSPFHSPPSTPSSPGVRSRPSEPEEVPVSFDQPPEGSHLPCYNKVRTRGSIKRRPPSRRFRRSQSDCGELGEFRAVEPSQENGAKEESGDEVFPAKSKAPGSPPLRRTSSRTEKLEEKSRAVGEAQEPEKIAGGSEEGAGQHPARASSSEAEDGCGSPKEERPAGEQAEEPTEVKERVASEEEEPRQSSQDTKELEEGAVEEEPPQPPPGGGAGGHSPEQGTSEEKQDEGASLKPGCSPNSGAHAQPDTSSEVPRTEDNTPVQDTKM, from the exons GAAAGGCCGGCACAGACCAACGCCATTGTGGACGACTCTGCACCCCCCTCGGTGGCCCAGTTGGCTGGGCGGTTCAGGGAGCAGGCAGCCGCTGCAAAGGAG AAGTCACTGCCCAGTGCAAACCACCCTCCTAAAGTCAAAGTGAAGAGCTCACCTCTGATTGAGAAACTTCAG GCCAATTTAGTCTTTGATCCAGCAGCCCTGCTTCCTGGGGCCTCTCCCAAGAGTCCTGGATTCAAGGCCATGGTGTCACCATTTCACAGCCCGCCTTCCACCCCCAGCAGCCCTGGAGTGCGATCTCGGCCCAGCGAACCAGAGGAGGTGCCCGTCAGCTTTGACCAGCCTCCTGAAGGCAGTCATCTGCCCTGTTACAATAAG GTGCGGACAAGGGGCTCCATAAAAAGGCGTCCTCCCTCCCGGAGATTCCGACGGTCCCAGTCAGACTGTGGGGAACTGGGGGAGTTCAGGGCCGTGGAGCCTTCCCAGGAGAATGGTGCCAAGGAGGAAAGTGGGGACGAGGTGTTCCCAGCCAAGAGCAAAGCCCCAGGATCCCCTCCTCTGAGGAGGACGTCCAGCAGGACAgagaagctggaggagaagagcAGGGCCGTGGGGGAAGCCCAGGAGCCGGAGAAGATTGCGGGGGGCTCTGAGGAGGGGGCTGGCCAGCATCCAGCCCGAGCCTCCAGCTCAGAGGCGGAGGATGGGTGTGGGAGCCCCAAAGAGGAGAGACCGGCTGGAGAGCAGGCGGAAGAGCCTACAGAGGTGAAGGAGAGGGTGGCCAGTGAAGAGGAGGAGCCCAGACAAAGCAGCCAAGACACAaaggagctggaggagggagcCGTGGAGGAGGAGCCCCCTCAAccccctcctggaggaggggcgGGCGGCCACAGCCCAGAGCAGGGGACCAGCGAGGAAAAGCAAGATGAAGGGGCCAGCCTCAAGCCAGGCTGCAGCCCCAACTCTGGAGCCCACGCCCAGCCGGACACCAGCAGCGAGGTCCCCAGGACAGAG GACAACACCCCTGTCCAGGACACTAAAATGTGA
- the RCSD1 gene encoding capZ-interacting protein isoform X3: MWPLPPSSKPAIERPAQTNAIVDDSAPPSVAQLAGRFREQAAAAKEKSLPSANHPPKVKVKSSPLIEKLQANLVFDPAALLPGASPKSPGFKAMVSPFHSPPSTPSSPGVRSRPSEPEEVPVSFDQPPEGSHLPCYNKVRTRGSIKRRPPSRRFRRSQSDCGELGEFRAVEPSQENGAKEESGDEVFPAKSKAPGSPPLRRTSSRTEKLEEKSRAVGEAQEPEKIAGGSEEGAGQHPARASSSEAEDGCGSPKEERPAGEQAEEPTEVKERVASEEEEPRQSSQDTKELEEGAVEEEPPQPPPGGGAGGHSPEQGTSEEKQDEGASLKPGCSPNSGAHAQPDTSSEVPRTEDNTPVQDTKM; encoded by the exons ATGTGGCCTCTTCCGCCATCATCAAAGCCAGCAATA GAAAGGCCGGCACAGACCAACGCCATTGTGGACGACTCTGCACCCCCCTCGGTGGCCCAGTTGGCTGGGCGGTTCAGGGAGCAGGCAGCCGCTGCAAAGGAG AAGTCACTGCCCAGTGCAAACCACCCTCCTAAAGTCAAAGTGAAGAGCTCACCTCTGATTGAGAAACTTCAG GCCAATTTAGTCTTTGATCCAGCAGCCCTGCTTCCTGGGGCCTCTCCCAAGAGTCCTGGATTCAAGGCCATGGTGTCACCATTTCACAGCCCGCCTTCCACCCCCAGCAGCCCTGGAGTGCGATCTCGGCCCAGCGAACCAGAGGAGGTGCCCGTCAGCTTTGACCAGCCTCCTGAAGGCAGTCATCTGCCCTGTTACAATAAG GTGCGGACAAGGGGCTCCATAAAAAGGCGTCCTCCCTCCCGGAGATTCCGACGGTCCCAGTCAGACTGTGGGGAACTGGGGGAGTTCAGGGCCGTGGAGCCTTCCCAGGAGAATGGTGCCAAGGAGGAAAGTGGGGACGAGGTGTTCCCAGCCAAGAGCAAAGCCCCAGGATCCCCTCCTCTGAGGAGGACGTCCAGCAGGACAgagaagctggaggagaagagcAGGGCCGTGGGGGAAGCCCAGGAGCCGGAGAAGATTGCGGGGGGCTCTGAGGAGGGGGCTGGCCAGCATCCAGCCCGAGCCTCCAGCTCAGAGGCGGAGGATGGGTGTGGGAGCCCCAAAGAGGAGAGACCGGCTGGAGAGCAGGCGGAAGAGCCTACAGAGGTGAAGGAGAGGGTGGCCAGTGAAGAGGAGGAGCCCAGACAAAGCAGCCAAGACACAaaggagctggaggagggagcCGTGGAGGAGGAGCCCCCTCAAccccctcctggaggaggggcgGGCGGCCACAGCCCAGAGCAGGGGACCAGCGAGGAAAAGCAAGATGAAGGGGCCAGCCTCAAGCCAGGCTGCAGCCCCAACTCTGGAGCCCACGCCCAGCCGGACACCAGCAGCGAGGTCCCCAGGACAGAG GACAACACCCCTGTCCAGGACACTAAAATGTGA
- the RCSD1 gene encoding capZ-interacting protein isoform X4: protein MEERPAQTNAIVDDSAPPSVAQLAGRFREQAAAAKETPASKPTRRKPPCSLPLFPSKVELGQNGEEANLVFDPAALLPGASPKSPGFKAMVSPFHSPPSTPSSPGVRSRPSEPEEVPVSFDQPPEGSHLPCYNKVRTRGSIKRRPPSRRFRRSQSDCGELGEFRAVEPSQENGAKEESGDEVFPAKSKAPGSPPLRRTSSRTEKLEEKSRAVGEAQEPEKIAGGSEEGAGQHPARASSSEAEDGCGSPKEERPAGEQAEEPTEVKERVASEEEEPRQSSQDTKELEEGAVEEEPPQPPPGGGAGGHSPEQGTSEEKQDEGASLKPGCSPNSGAHAQPDTSSEVPRTEDNTPVQDTKM, encoded by the exons GAAAGGCCGGCACAGACCAACGCCATTGTGGACGACTCTGCACCCCCCTCGGTGGCCCAGTTGGCTGGGCGGTTCAGGGAGCAGGCAGCCGCTGCAAAGGAG ACACCCGCCAGTAAACCAACCAGAAGGAAACcgccctgctccctccctctgtTCCCCTCCAAGGTAGAGCTGGGCCAGAATGGTGAGGAG GCCAATTTAGTCTTTGATCCAGCAGCCCTGCTTCCTGGGGCCTCTCCCAAGAGTCCTGGATTCAAGGCCATGGTGTCACCATTTCACAGCCCGCCTTCCACCCCCAGCAGCCCTGGAGTGCGATCTCGGCCCAGCGAACCAGAGGAGGTGCCCGTCAGCTTTGACCAGCCTCCTGAAGGCAGTCATCTGCCCTGTTACAATAAG GTGCGGACAAGGGGCTCCATAAAAAGGCGTCCTCCCTCCCGGAGATTCCGACGGTCCCAGTCAGACTGTGGGGAACTGGGGGAGTTCAGGGCCGTGGAGCCTTCCCAGGAGAATGGTGCCAAGGAGGAAAGTGGGGACGAGGTGTTCCCAGCCAAGAGCAAAGCCCCAGGATCCCCTCCTCTGAGGAGGACGTCCAGCAGGACAgagaagctggaggagaagagcAGGGCCGTGGGGGAAGCCCAGGAGCCGGAGAAGATTGCGGGGGGCTCTGAGGAGGGGGCTGGCCAGCATCCAGCCCGAGCCTCCAGCTCAGAGGCGGAGGATGGGTGTGGGAGCCCCAAAGAGGAGAGACCGGCTGGAGAGCAGGCGGAAGAGCCTACAGAGGTGAAGGAGAGGGTGGCCAGTGAAGAGGAGGAGCCCAGACAAAGCAGCCAAGACACAaaggagctggaggagggagcCGTGGAGGAGGAGCCCCCTCAAccccctcctggaggaggggcgGGCGGCCACAGCCCAGAGCAGGGGACCAGCGAGGAAAAGCAAGATGAAGGGGCCAGCCTCAAGCCAGGCTGCAGCCCCAACTCTGGAGCCCACGCCCAGCCGGACACCAGCAGCGAGGTCCCCAGGACAGAG GACAACACCCCTGTCCAGGACACTAAAATGTGA
- the RCSD1 gene encoding capZ-interacting protein (The RefSeq protein has 1 substitution compared to this genomic sequence), with the protein MEERPAQTNAIVDDSAPPSVAQLAGRFREQAAAAKETPASKPTRRKPPCSLPLFPSKVELGQNGEEKSLPSANHPPKVKVKSSPLIEKLQANLVFDPAALLPGASPKSPGFKAMVSPFHSPPSTPSSPGVRSRPSEPEEVPVSFDQPPEGSHLPCYNKVRTRGSIKRRPPSRRFRRSQSDCGELGEFRAVEPSQENGAKEESGDEVFPAKSKAPGSPPLRRTSSRTEKLEEKSRAVGEAQEPEKIAGGSEEGAGQHPARASSSEAEDGCGSPKEERPAGEQAEEPTEVKERVASEEEEPRQSSQDTEELEEGAVEEEPPQPPPGGGAGGHSPEQGTSEEKQDEGASLKPGCSPNSGAHAQPDTSSEVPRTEDNTPVQDTKM; encoded by the exons GAAAGGCCGGCACAGACCAACGCCATTGTGGACGACTCTGCACCCCCCTCGGTGGCCCAGTTGGCTGGGCGGTTCAGGGAGCAGGCAGCCGCTGCAAAGGAG ACACCCGCCAGTAAACCAACCAGAAGGAAACcgccctgctccctccctctgtTCCCCTCCAAGGTAGAGCTGGGCCAGAATGGTGAGGAG AAGTCACTGCCCAGTGCAAACCACCCTCCTAAAGTCAAAGTGAAGAGCTCACCTCTGATTGAGAAACTTCAG GCCAATTTAGTCTTTGATCCAGCAGCCCTGCTTCCTGGGGCCTCTCCCAAGAGTCCTGGATTCAAGGCCATGGTGTCACCATTTCACAGCCCGCCTTCCACCCCCAGCAGCCCTGGAGTGCGATCTCGGCCCAGCGAACCAGAGGAGGTGCCCGTCAGCTTTGACCAGCCTCCTGAAGGCAGTCATCTGCCCTGTTACAATAAG GTGCGGACAAGGGGCTCCATAAAAAGGCGTCCTCCCTCCCGGAGATTCCGACGGTCCCAGTCAGACTGTGGGGAACTGGGGGAGTTCAGGGCCGTGGAGCCTTCCCAGGAGAATGGTGCCAAGGAGGAAAGTGGGGACGAGGTGTTCCCAGCCAAGAGCAAAGCCCCAGGATCCCCTCCTCTGAGGAGGACGTCCAGCAGGACAgagaagctggaggagaagagcAGGGCCGTGGGGGAAGCCCAGGAGCCGGAGAAGATTGCGGGGGGCTCTGAGGAGGGGGCTGGCCAGCATCCAGCCCGAGCCTCCAGCTCAGAGGCGGAGGATGGGTGTGGGAGCCCCAAAGAGGAGAGACCGGCTGGAGAGCAGGCGGAAGAGCCTACAGAGGTGAAGGAGAGGGTGGCCAGTGAAGAGGAGGAGCCCAGACAAAGCAGCCAAGACACAaaggagctggaggagggagcCGTGGAGGAGGAGCCCCCTCAAccccctcctggaggaggggcgGGCGGCCACAGCCCAGAGCAGGGGACCAGCGAGGAAAAGCAAGATGAAGGGGCCAGCCTCAAGCCAGGCTGCAGCCCCAACTCTGGAGCCCACGCCCAGCCGGACACCAGCAGCGAGGTCCCCAGGACAGAG GACAACACCCCTGTCCAGGACACTAAAATGTGA
- the RCSD1 gene encoding capZ-interacting protein isoform X2, whose amino-acid sequence MWPLPPSSKPAIERPAQTNAIVDDSAPPSVAQLAGRFREQAAAAKETPASKPTRRKPPCSLPLFPSKVELGQNGEEANLVFDPAALLPGASPKSPGFKAMVSPFHSPPSTPSSPGVRSRPSEPEEVPVSFDQPPEGSHLPCYNKVRTRGSIKRRPPSRRFRRSQSDCGELGEFRAVEPSQENGAKEESGDEVFPAKSKAPGSPPLRRTSSRTEKLEEKSRAVGEAQEPEKIAGGSEEGAGQHPARASSSEAEDGCGSPKEERPAGEQAEEPTEVKERVASEEEEPRQSSQDTKELEEGAVEEEPPQPPPGGGAGGHSPEQGTSEEKQDEGASLKPGCSPNSGAHAQPDTSSEVPRTEDNTPVQDTKM is encoded by the exons ATGTGGCCTCTTCCGCCATCATCAAAGCCAGCAATA GAAAGGCCGGCACAGACCAACGCCATTGTGGACGACTCTGCACCCCCCTCGGTGGCCCAGTTGGCTGGGCGGTTCAGGGAGCAGGCAGCCGCTGCAAAGGAG ACACCCGCCAGTAAACCAACCAGAAGGAAACcgccctgctccctccctctgtTCCCCTCCAAGGTAGAGCTGGGCCAGAATGGTGAGGAG GCCAATTTAGTCTTTGATCCAGCAGCCCTGCTTCCTGGGGCCTCTCCCAAGAGTCCTGGATTCAAGGCCATGGTGTCACCATTTCACAGCCCGCCTTCCACCCCCAGCAGCCCTGGAGTGCGATCTCGGCCCAGCGAACCAGAGGAGGTGCCCGTCAGCTTTGACCAGCCTCCTGAAGGCAGTCATCTGCCCTGTTACAATAAG GTGCGGACAAGGGGCTCCATAAAAAGGCGTCCTCCCTCCCGGAGATTCCGACGGTCCCAGTCAGACTGTGGGGAACTGGGGGAGTTCAGGGCCGTGGAGCCTTCCCAGGAGAATGGTGCCAAGGAGGAAAGTGGGGACGAGGTGTTCCCAGCCAAGAGCAAAGCCCCAGGATCCCCTCCTCTGAGGAGGACGTCCAGCAGGACAgagaagctggaggagaagagcAGGGCCGTGGGGGAAGCCCAGGAGCCGGAGAAGATTGCGGGGGGCTCTGAGGAGGGGGCTGGCCAGCATCCAGCCCGAGCCTCCAGCTCAGAGGCGGAGGATGGGTGTGGGAGCCCCAAAGAGGAGAGACCGGCTGGAGAGCAGGCGGAAGAGCCTACAGAGGTGAAGGAGAGGGTGGCCAGTGAAGAGGAGGAGCCCAGACAAAGCAGCCAAGACACAaaggagctggaggagggagcCGTGGAGGAGGAGCCCCCTCAAccccctcctggaggaggggcgGGCGGCCACAGCCCAGAGCAGGGGACCAGCGAGGAAAAGCAAGATGAAGGGGCCAGCCTCAAGCCAGGCTGCAGCCCCAACTCTGGAGCCCACGCCCAGCCGGACACCAGCAGCGAGGTCCCCAGGACAGAG GACAACACCCCTGTCCAGGACACTAAAATGTGA
- the RCSD1 gene encoding capZ-interacting protein isoform X1 has product MWPLPPSSKPAIERPAQTNAIVDDSAPPSVAQLAGRFREQAAAAKETPASKPTRRKPPCSLPLFPSKVELGQNGEEKSLPSANHPPKVKVKSSPLIEKLQANLVFDPAALLPGASPKSPGFKAMVSPFHSPPSTPSSPGVRSRPSEPEEVPVSFDQPPEGSHLPCYNKVRTRGSIKRRPPSRRFRRSQSDCGELGEFRAVEPSQENGAKEESGDEVFPAKSKAPGSPPLRRTSSRTEKLEEKSRAVGEAQEPEKIAGGSEEGAGQHPARASSSEAEDGCGSPKEERPAGEQAEEPTEVKERVASEEEEPRQSSQDTKELEEGAVEEEPPQPPPGGGAGGHSPEQGTSEEKQDEGASLKPGCSPNSGAHAQPDTSSEVPRTEDNTPVQDTKM; this is encoded by the exons ATGTGGCCTCTTCCGCCATCATCAAAGCCAGCAATA GAAAGGCCGGCACAGACCAACGCCATTGTGGACGACTCTGCACCCCCCTCGGTGGCCCAGTTGGCTGGGCGGTTCAGGGAGCAGGCAGCCGCTGCAAAGGAG ACACCCGCCAGTAAACCAACCAGAAGGAAACcgccctgctccctccctctgtTCCCCTCCAAGGTAGAGCTGGGCCAGAATGGTGAGGAG AAGTCACTGCCCAGTGCAAACCACCCTCCTAAAGTCAAAGTGAAGAGCTCACCTCTGATTGAGAAACTTCAG GCCAATTTAGTCTTTGATCCAGCAGCCCTGCTTCCTGGGGCCTCTCCCAAGAGTCCTGGATTCAAGGCCATGGTGTCACCATTTCACAGCCCGCCTTCCACCCCCAGCAGCCCTGGAGTGCGATCTCGGCCCAGCGAACCAGAGGAGGTGCCCGTCAGCTTTGACCAGCCTCCTGAAGGCAGTCATCTGCCCTGTTACAATAAG GTGCGGACAAGGGGCTCCATAAAAAGGCGTCCTCCCTCCCGGAGATTCCGACGGTCCCAGTCAGACTGTGGGGAACTGGGGGAGTTCAGGGCCGTGGAGCCTTCCCAGGAGAATGGTGCCAAGGAGGAAAGTGGGGACGAGGTGTTCCCAGCCAAGAGCAAAGCCCCAGGATCCCCTCCTCTGAGGAGGACGTCCAGCAGGACAgagaagctggaggagaagagcAGGGCCGTGGGGGAAGCCCAGGAGCCGGAGAAGATTGCGGGGGGCTCTGAGGAGGGGGCTGGCCAGCATCCAGCCCGAGCCTCCAGCTCAGAGGCGGAGGATGGGTGTGGGAGCCCCAAAGAGGAGAGACCGGCTGGAGAGCAGGCGGAAGAGCCTACAGAGGTGAAGGAGAGGGTGGCCAGTGAAGAGGAGGAGCCCAGACAAAGCAGCCAAGACACAaaggagctggaggagggagcCGTGGAGGAGGAGCCCCCTCAAccccctcctggaggaggggcgGGCGGCCACAGCCCAGAGCAGGGGACCAGCGAGGAAAAGCAAGATGAAGGGGCCAGCCTCAAGCCAGGCTGCAGCCCCAACTCTGGAGCCCACGCCCAGCCGGACACCAGCAGCGAGGTCCCCAGGACAGAG GACAACACCCCTGTCCAGGACACTAAAATGTGA